Genomic DNA from Paracoccus aminophilus JCM 7686:
GAGGCCGCCGCGCTTGGCGTGGTGCTGTCGGCCGGTCATTCGATGGCCACCGCCGAGGAGGCGCGGACGGGCATCAAGAACGGCGTGACCATGTTCACCCATCTTTTCAATGCGATGCCGCAGATGCAATCGCGCGCGCCCGGCATGATCGCCGCCGCGATCCTGTCGGATTGCTTCGTCGGGCTGATCGCCGATGGCATCCATGTCGATTGGGATGCGCTGCGCGTCGCCTTGGCGGCGCGGCCACGGGCGGATCGCAGCTTCCTCGTCTCGGATGCGATGCCGACGGTCGGCGGGCCCGATCACTTCAATCTTTATGGCCAAGACATCCATGTCGATGCCAAGGGCCGTCTGGTCAACGCCGAGGGTAATCTTGCGGGCGCTCATGTCAGCCTGCTCGACTGCGTGCTGCGGCTTCATCGCAACACCGGCCTGCCGCTCGCCTATGCGCTGGCCATGGCGACCGACATTCCGCGCCGCGCCATGCGCCTGCCTCCTTTGCGGCTGGCCGAGGGCTTGCCTCTGAGCGATGTTCTGGCGCTCAACGGCACCGATTTCGCGAAGGTCGCGCTCTGATGCCGCGCGCCCCCGCTTTGCCACGTCAGGCCTTCGCCCATTTCAACAGCCATCAGACGCGCTGGAACGACAATGACCAGTTCGGCCATCTCTATAACGTCGTCTATTTCGAGCT
This window encodes:
- a CDS encoding N-acetylglucosamine-6-phosphate deacetylase; protein product: MLISSDLTYIEGALLPGFALETDGETVTALRPLRPGETGNRHVRLLAPGLTDLQVNGGGGVLVNSSPTPEGLRAIRAAHLGLGTAALLPTVITDAPEVLEAAADAVIATKGEPGLLGLHIEGPHIAPARKGTHDAAHIRPLDQRSMAVLKHLRAAEIPVLLTLAPEVNDPALMREAAALGVVLSAGHSMATAEEARTGIKNGVTMFTHLFNAMPQMQSRAPGMIAAAILSDCFVGLIADGIHVDWDALRVALAARPRADRSFLVSDAMPTVGGPDHFNLYGQDIHVDAKGRLVNAEGNLAGAHVSLLDCVLRLHRNTGLPLAYALAMATDIPRRAMRLPPLRLAEGLPLSDVLALNGTDFAKVAL